Proteins from a single region of Gossypium arboreum isolate Shixiya-1 chromosome 1, ASM2569848v2, whole genome shotgun sequence:
- the LOC108483485 gene encoding 8-amino-7-oxononanoate synthase, translating to MEVSNLWDKWVGEALSKLDSLKLLRSLRPLYLPNEQQQMNNLGVSGKEEYEVFDEVQPWDRSSVNVSISEPTYRKWLLEIPSSGDEIVHGESLADDTFGTSQQQFKRLLLFSGNDYLGLSSHPAVRRAAAEAARDYGMGPRGSPLICGYTYHHRLLESSLASLKKKEDCLLCPTGFSANMALMVALGNLASLLAAGNVPVKDEKIAIFSDELNHASIIDGIRLAERQRSVEFFVYKHCDMSHLRALLSNCKMKKKVVVTDSLFSMDGDFAPMLELVELRRKHNLLLVIDDAHGTFVCGKSGGGVAEEFECERDVDICIGTLSKAAGCHGGFIACSKRWKQLIQSRGRSFIFSTATPVPIAAAGHAAVIVAKRETWRRRELWNRVEDFRALTGIAISSPIISLIVGSEEKALKASRKLLKSGFHVTAIRPPTVPPNSCRLRIALSAAHTTDDLRKLTSALSSYINFQDTGGTSLHIHSKL from the exons ATGGAGGTTAGCAACTTATGGGACAAATGGGTCGGAGAAGCGCTTTCGAAGCTCGACTCTTTGAAATTGCTTCGATCTTTAAGACCCCTTTACCTTCCCAATGAACAACAGCAAATGAACAATCTTGGAGTTTCCGGTAAAGAAGAGTACGAGGTGTTCGACGAAGTGCAACCATGGGATCGTTCCTCTGTCAATGTGTCTATTTCTGAACCCACTTACCGTAAATGGCTTCTTGAGATTCCAAGTTCAg GAGATGAGATTGTTCATGGAGAAAGTTTAGCTGATGATACTTTTGGCACGAGCCAACAGCAATTCAAGCGGCTACTTTTGTTCTCTGGAAATGATTATTTGGGCTTGAGTTCACATCCAGCAGTTCGAAGAGCTGCAGCAGAG GCAGCTCGAGATTACGGAATGGGCCCTAGGGGCTCTCCGTTAATCTGCGGATACACTTACCACCATAGATTACTGGAGTCAAGCTTGGCAAGCTTAAAGAAGAAGGAG GACTGTCTTCTTTGTCCTACAGGGTTTTCAGCCAATATGGCATTGATGGTAGCACTTGGAAACCTTGCATCCCTCCTTGCAGCAGGCAACGTGCCTGTGAAGGATGAAAAAATTGCCATTTTCTCTGATGAACTAAACCATGCATCAATAATTGATGGTATTCGTCTTGCTGAAAGACAAAGAAGTGTAGAATTCTTTGTATATAAACACTGTGACATGTCCCATCTCCGCGCACTGTT ATCAAATTGCAAAATGAAGAAAAAGGTTGTTGTGACCGATAG CTTGTTTAGCATGGATGGGGACTTTGCACCTATGCTGGAGCTTGTAGAGCTCCGGCGGAAGCATAATCTGTTGTTAGTCATCGATGAC GCACATGGAACGTTTGTTTGTGGTAAGAGTGGTGGAGGAGTGGCTGAGGAATTTGAGTGTGAAAGAGATGTTGATATATGCATTGGAACTTTGAGCAAGGCAGCAGGTTGTCATGGTGGATTTATAGCCTGCAG CAAAAGGTGGAAACAGCTTATCCAATCAAGGGGCCGTTCTTTCATATTTTCTACTGCCACACCAGTTCCTATAGCTGCTGCTGGGCATG CTGCTGTTATTGTGGCAAAAAGAGAGACCTGGCGTCGAAGAGAACTTTGGAACCGAGTGGAGGATTTCCGTGCTTTGACTGGAATTGCCATTTCCAGTCCGATAATATCTCTTATTGTAGGAAGTGAAGAGAAAGCCCTGAAAGCTAGCAG GAAATTGTTAAAATCTGGTTTCCATGTCACTGCAATCAGACCACCAACAGTGCCCCCCAACTCTTGCAG GTTGCGAATCGCTTTGAGTGCAGCACACACGACTGATGATTTGAGGAAGCTCACGTCTGCACTCTCCAGTTACATCAACTTTCAAGATACTGGAGGTACCAGTCTCCACATACATTCTAAGCTATAG
- the LOC108481552 gene encoding transcription factor DUO1-like gives MERQSDGTYIKKGPWTGEEDEILMNYVKKYGPKGWSSIRSMGLLPRTGKSCRLRWVNKLRPNLKTGCKFSAEEERVVIELQAEFGNKWAKIARHLPGRTDNDVKNFWSARRKRLERISHTPKSKGKDHDVLHEMPMVEVVPSNGVPLEQGSSSHQHPFFPGNTEEFKMVPLPDLIKPDFLNMETGLSALDIEPIRMIPQLQLDLPILPDSFDFNFAAMFNNQEASESESKPISLTKIPSAGTKGSDAELGKKENIGNSATPDSFFDEFPTDMFDCLEPLVSSSEW, from the exons ATGGAAAGACAAAGCGATGGGACATACATAAAGAAAGGGCCATGGACTGGTGAGGAAGATGAAATCTTAATGAACTACGTGAAAAAATATGGTCCAAAAGGATGGAGCTCCATTCGATCCATGGGACTTTTACCCAGAACTGGAAAATCTTGTCGTCTTAGATGGGTTAACAAGCTTAGACCCAACTTGAAAAC TGGATGCAAATTTTCAGCAGAGGAAGAGAGGGTGGTGATAGAATTGCAAGCAGAATTTGGCAACAAGTGGGCCAAGATTGCTAGGCATTTACCAGGAAGAACAGATAATGATGTGAAGAATTTCTGGAGTGCTAGACGAAAGCGGCTGGAGAGAATTTCACACACACCGAAAAGTAAAGGGAAAGATCATGATGTTCTCCATGAAATGCCAATGGTGGAG GTTGTTCCAAGCAATGGTGTCCCGTTAGAGCAAGGATCATCATCTCATCAACATCCTTTCTTTCCAGGAAACACGGAAGAATTCAAAATGGTGCCATTACCTGATCTAATTAAGCCAGATTTCCTGAACATGGAAACAGGTCTTTCCGCACTAGACATTGAGCCGATTAGGATGATACCGCAACTGCAACTGGACCTTCCCATCTTGCCAGACTCCTTTGACTTCAACTTTGCCGCCATGTTCAATAATCAGGAGGCTTCTGAATCTGAAAGTAAACCAATATCATTGACCAAGATTCCATCAGCTGGAACAAAGGGCAGCGATGCTGAACTTGGAAAGAAGGAAAATATAGGAAACTCTGCAACTCCTGACAGCTTCTTTGATGAATTTCCGACCGACATGTTTGATTGCCTGGAGCCGCTTGTGAGTTCATCCGAGTGGTAA
- the LOC108483736 gene encoding hexose carrier protein HEX6-like — MAFAGGIPGERGQYNGKVTLLVVLSCVVAASGGLIFGYDLGVSGGVTSMDPFLKKFFPNVYRRMKEGIKISNYCKFDSQLLTLFTSSLYLSGLVSSLFASTVTRVFGRKASMLVAGVAVLIGSALGGAASNLYMLVFGRLFLGIGLGFGNQSIPLYISEMALPKHRGAMNIIFDTGVGIGVLIANIINFCTEKIDGGWGWRISLSMAAVPASILTIGAIILPDTPNSLIQKDNNLEKAKRVLQRIRGTNDVQQELDDLLKASSISKTTKDPFKKILQRKYRPQLVMAAAIPFFAQMTGINVITFYAPILFRTIGLRESSSLLSAVVIRCFNVGCTFISMFVVDKQGRRVLFMLGGIQMLATQVTIGGFMTALLGDHGGLSKASAYVVLVLICIYISGFGLSWGPLGWLVPSEIYPLEIRSAGQSITVAVSFFFCFLIGQTFLAMLCHMKAGIFFFFGGWVALMTLFIYFFLPETKNVPIEKVEQLWKEHWFWKRFVGDEVDDSIYKLDK; from the exons ATGGCGTTTGCGGGGGGGATACCAGGTGAAAGAGGGCAATACAATGGCAAGGTTACCCTGCTTGTTGTCCTCTCATGTGTGGTGGCTGCCTCGGGTGGACTTATCTTTGGTTATGATCTTGGAGTTTCAG GGGGAGTAACCTCTATGGACCCTTTCCTCAAAAAATTCTTCCCGAATGTGTATCGAAGGATGAAAGAAGGTATCAAGATTAGCAATTACTGCAAATTTGATAGCCAACTGTTGACCTTGTTTACATCTTCACTCTACCTATCTGGCCTTGTTTCTTCTTTATTTGCATCTACTGTGACTCGAGTCTTTGGACGAAAGGCGTCGATGCTTGTAGCAGGGGTTGCTGTCCTTATTGGTTCAGCCCTTGGTGGCGCTGCTTCTAATCTCTACATGCTTGTATTTGGTCGTCTTTTTCTTGGAATTGGACTTGGATTTGGCAACCAG TCAATCCCACTCTATATCTCTGAAATGGCGTTACCTAAACACAGAGGAGCTATGAATATTATCTTTGACACTGGAGTTGGCATTGGAGTACTAATAGCTAATATCATCAACTTTTGCACTGAAAAGATTGACGGAGGTTGGGGCTGGCGTATCTCCCTATCCATGGCTGCGGTTCCAGCATCAATCCTGACTATAGGTGCAATTATTCTTCCTGACACACCAAACAGCTTGATTCAGAAAGACAATAACCTGGAAAAGGCCAAACGTGTGCTTCAGCGTATAAGAGGCACCAATGATGTTCAACAAGAACTCGATGATCTCCTCAAAGCAAGCTCTATTTCAAAAACAACCAAAGACCCATTCAAGAAAATCCTACAAAGAAAGTATAGGCCTCAGCTGGTAATGGCGGCAGCAATACCATTTTTTGCACAAATGACAGGGATTAATGTCATTACATTCTATGCTCCAATACTATTCAGGACAATTGGTCTTCGTGAAAGTTCTTCACTCTTGTCTGCAGTTGTGATTCGTTGTTTCAACGTTGGCTGTACATTCATATCTATGTTTGTAGTCGATAAGCAAGGTCGAAGAGTACTGTTTATGCTTGGTGGAATTCAAATGCTTGCAACACAAGTAACAATAGGAGGGTTTATGACAGCTTTATTAGGTGATCATGGTGGATTGAGCAAGGCGAGTGCTTATGTGGTTTtagttttgatatgtatatacaTTTCTGGGTTTGGGTTATCTTGGGGTCCCTTGGGATGGTTAGTCCCTAGTGAGATTTATCCGTTAGAGATTCGATCAGCAGGCCAAAGTATTACAGTAGCAGTCAGCTTTTTCTTCTGTTTTCTTATTGGACAAACTTTTCTAGCTATGCTTTGCCACATGAAGGCAGGGATTTTCTTCTTTTTCGGAGGATGGGTGGCTCTGATGACCCTATTTATATACTTCTTCTTGCCGGAGACCAAGAACGTACCAATCGAGAAAGTGGAACAATTGTGGAAAGAACACTGGTTTTGGAAAAGATTTGTGGGAGATGAAGTTGATGACAGTATTTACAAGCTAGACAAATGA